One Rosa chinensis cultivar Old Blush chromosome 5, RchiOBHm-V2, whole genome shotgun sequence genomic region harbors:
- the LOC112163746 gene encoding uncharacterized protein PF11_0207-like yields MEEMTLDLKEYELKKNSMRNMYESLHSQASSMLVFTLQWKDLEKHLDSTWKASQTRFEALHEREKQLDAKELKIESKANEFQEREKQLEAKELKVQSKVNELLGIEKMIEEKQKDAIDSKNYLYSLQSSIKQHTELLGEKERQMEKRIQELNAVERNIEEKLNKSREELNLIERTIMEQGVEFDLKETQIKAKQKKLNWIEWSIEEKLKSTTEEQKKAFDVKQERVKEEQKLREERLKEEEKLKEHNKSVVEGSKTLKSREEIKREIELKVKDHCSRKISLEEWSCNLERKEKELELKEKQVLLKAEELDSLNKRTLNEFQKQFSSLESTIQEREKQLEADSQRLQVKERQLEVKSETLEKLQQEREKQLEVQWKICTTNAKSNSKRKRDC; encoded by the coding sequence ATGGAGGAGATGACATTGGATTTGAAGGAATATGAGTTGAAGAAGAACAGTATGAGAAACATGTACGAGAGCTTGCACTCCCAAGCATCTTCCATGCTAGTCTTCACCCTTCAATGGAAGGACCTCGAGAAACACTTGGATTCGACCTGGAAAGCAAGCCAGACCCGATTCGAAGCGCTCCATGAACGAGAGAAGCAGCTGGATGCCAAAGAGTTAAAGATAGAGTCCAAAGCAAATGAGTTCCAGGAACGAGAGAAGCAGTTGGAGGCCAAAGAGTTAAAGGTGCAGTCCAAAGTGAATGAGTTGCTTGGAATCGAAAAGATGATTGAGGAGAAACAAAAAGACGCTATAGACAGCAAGAACTACTTGTATTCGCTCCAGTCATCAATCAAACAGCATACCGAATTGCTTGGAGAGAAGGAAAGACAAATGGAGAAACGAATTCAAGAATTGAATGCGGTTGAGAGGAATATAGAAGAGAAGTTGAACAAATCTCGTGAGGAACTGAATCTGATTGAGAGGACGATTATGGAACAGGGTGTAGAATTTGATTTGAAAGAAACGCAAATTAAAGCGAAACAGAAGAAATTGAATTGGATTGAGTGGAGTATCGAAGAGAAGTTGAAATCCACAACTGAGGAGCAGAAGAAAGCATTTGATGTGAAACAAGAGCGTGTTAAAGAAGAGCAGAAACTGAGAGAGGAGAGACTGAAAGAGGAGGAGAAGTTGAAAGAGCATAACAAATCAGTAGTGGAAGGCTCTAAGACACTTAAGTCAAGAGAGGAAATAAAGAGGGAAATAGAACTGAAAGTGAAAGATCATTGCTCGCGTAAGATATCACTGGAGGAGTGGTCCTGTAATCTCGAACGTAAAGAGAAAGAATTAGAATTAAAAGAGAAGCAAGTTTTGTTAAAAGCTGAGGAACTTGATTCGCTTAATAAAAGAACCCTCAATGAGTTTCAAAAGCAATTTAGTTCACTCGAAAGTACAATACAAGAACGCGAAAAGCAATTGGAAGCAGACTCCCAGCGACTTCAAGTGAAAGAGAGGCAACTTGAAGTGAAAAGTGAAACACTGGAAAAGTTGCAGCAAGAACGTGAAAAGCAACTTGAAGTACAATGGAAAATTTGCACTACGAACGCGAAAAGCAACTCTAAGCGAAAGAGAGACTGTTGA
- the LOC112166098 gene encoding disease resistance protein RPV1 isoform X3, whose protein sequence is MDSRIGDLVHNYICPEFGGVRIIGIHGMRGIGKTTLAVAIHDEIRQDFDRSCFLSGVRESAKKDGLVSLQKKLLFSILGAEIDIQNEYAGATMIKRRLCKIKVLVVIDDVDHLNQLEKLAGSHDWFGPGSRIVVTTPDIHLLKTHDVDATYKATGLNGGEAIQLLSLKAFKKKVPPEHHLELCNLILGYAQGLPLAVVVLGSFLSGRSITEWESAIDRLNNTPHPEIIDVLQISFDGLQEKDKNIFLHIACFYKGWDLDRVTQIIGYCELEPDIGLSVLADRSLITISNNKLSMHDLLQELGWEIVRRQSPREPGKRSRLWSHKEIHSVLKKNKGTDAIQAMVVDLPKLEVAHWKPEAFSKLSQLSLLHIRNVDLPKGLTFLSNSLRLLEWSGYPLRSLPQNFEPDELIELNLCNSNIEYLWKGAKNCDKLKFIKLCHSQKIVQTPDLTGVQNLETLDLKGCKTLVKLHQSLGQLKRLTVLNLKDCKSLESLPSKLEMESLKTLILSNCSKVKKIPEFAGNMKRLSELYLDETAIEKLPVSIGCLSGLASLNLSNCKNLVCLPSTFSRLESLKKLNLSGCLQLGEQDSAMENGAIRTAVNHLMKYGCEVVGKYFSWSLSSRLVQGADIEPMSMQLPVSDLCSTEKDANTSMSIQLLLSRLCNLTYLNISNCNLGDAAFANFGCSPSLVALNLSGNNFVKLPPSIRSCFKLQNINLENCKTLQDLSGIPSNSKLDVRADGCSSLEMLFDVSNFKRLEKSYFNFINCFKLNDNQGCTNIAFEMLRIFLNQRISSVTETFQIVIPGSRIPKWFHYRSFESSLSVDLLPGWNKSTFLGFFLCAVFVLDEHLVDKLEFHQFKTFKATHHLVCCLKLNGRELEVYGKQPAFRFSEQFCHVESDHLWIFYVSRDKYFGTDWWHNSCSQLEFLFKTRGPGLKVKECGVRLIYEHDVQELNKTMTQSSSRMSPYEDILIDFENRVEGETSGTGSRTCTLEEL, encoded by the exons ATGGACTCCCGCATTGGTGATTTGGTGCACAATTATATTTGTCCAGAGTTTGGTGGTGTTCGTATTATAGGGATCCATGGCATGCGAGGAATAGGCAAGACAACACTTGCTGTAGCTATTCATGATGAAATCCGTCAGGATTTTGACCGAAGCTGCTTTCTTTCTGGTGTTAGAGAAAGTGCCAAAAAGGATGGCCTAGTTTCTTTACAAAAAAAACTTCTTTTCAGTATCCTGGGGGCAGAAATTGACATACAGAATGAATATGCAGGAGCTACTATGATCAAAAGGCGGTTATGTAAAATAAAGGTGCTTGTTGTTATTGATGATGTGGATCACCTCAATCAATTGGAGAAATTGGCTGGAAGTCATGACTGGTTTGGTCCAGGGAGTAGAATTGTTGTAACCACCCCAGATATTCATTTGCTAAAGACACATGATGTTGATGCTACATACAAGGCTACTGGGTTAAATGGTGGTGAAGCTATTCAACTATTGAGTTTAAAGGCTTTCAAGAAAAAAGTCCCACCAGAACATCATTTGGAGTTGTGCAACCTTATTTTAGGGTATGCTCAAGGGCTTCCATTGGCTGTTGTGGTTTTAGGTTCTTTTCTATCTGGTAGAAGCATTACGGAATGGGAAAGTGCAATAGATAGGCTAAATAATACACCACATCCAGAAATTATCGATGTGCTTCAGATTAGTTTTGATGGACTACaggaaaaagacaaaaatatattcCTACATATAGCTTGCTTTTACAAGGGTTGGGATTTGGATCGTGTGACACAAATAATAGGCTATTGCGAGCTAGAACCTGACATTGGTTTAAGTGTTCTTGCTGATAGATCTCTCATAACCATCTCCAACAACAAACTGTCAATGCATGATTTGCTACAAGAACTGGGCTGGGAAATAGTTCGTCGACAGTCTCCTAGAGAGCCAGGCAAACGTAGTAGATTATGGTCTCATAAAGAGATCCACAGTGTGTTAAAGAAGAATAAG GGAACAGATGCAATCCAAGCCATGGTAGTGGACTTGCCTAAGTTAGAAGTGGCTCATTGGAAACCAGAAGCCTTTTCAAAGTTGTCTCAACTCAGTCTTCTTCATATTCGTAACGTGGATCTTCCCAAAGGCCTCACTTTTCTTTCCAATTCCTTGAGACTTCTTGAATGGAGTGGATATCCCTTAAGATCCCTCCCACAAAATTTTGAACCGGATGAACTTATTGAACTTAACTTGTGCAACAGCAACATTGAATACCTCTGGAAAGGAGCAAAG AATTGTGACAAGTTAAAGTTCATCAAACTTTGCCATTCTCAAAAAATTGTCCAAACCCCAGACCTCACAGGCGTTCAAAATCTTGAGACTTTAGATCTTAAAGGATGTAAGACTTTGGTAAAACTTCATCAATCCCTCGGGCAACTCAAAAGGCTTACTGTATTGAATCTTAAAGATTGCAAGAGTCTCGAGAGTCTGCCAAGTAAGCTTGAAATGGAATCTCTTAAAACTTTAATTCTTTCTAACTGCTCAAAAGTTAAAAAGATTCCTGAGTTTGCTGGAAATATGAAGCGTTTATCGGAGCTTTATCTCGATGAGACTGCCATTGAAAAACTACCTGTGTCAATTGGATGCTTGAGTGGCCTTGCTTCGCTGAATCTGAGCAACTGCAAAAATCTTGTTTGCCTTCCAAGCACCTTTAGTAGATTGGAGTCTCTTAAAAAGCTTAATCTTTCTGGATGTTTGCAACTTGGTGAACAGGATAGTGCGATGGAGAATGGTGCAATTAGAACTGCTGTAAATCATCTTATGAAATATGGTTGTGAAGTTGTTGGGAAATATTTTTCATGGTCCTTGTCTTCTAGATTGGTGCAAGGAGCAGATATAGAACCAATGAGTATGCAGTTGCCTGTATCTGATCTGTGTTCTACGGAGAAAGATGCAAATACATCAATGAGTATCCAGTTGCTACTATCTCGTCTTTGTAATTTAACATATCTAAACATAAGCAACTGCAATCTTGGTGACGCAGCATTTGCCAACTTTGGCTGTTCTCCCTCCTTAGTGGCACTAAATCTGAGTGGAAATAATTTTGTTAAGCTTCCTCCAAGCATCAGATCCTGTTTTAAGCTTCAGAACATTAACTTGGAGAATTGCAAGACACTTCAAGATTTGTCAGGCATTCCATCAAATAGTAAATTGGATGTGAGGGCAGATGGTTGTTCTTCACTGGAAATGCTGTTTGATGTATCCAATTTTAAGAGATTAGAGAaatcatatttcaatttcatcaattgcTTCAAACTAAATGACAATCAGGGCTGCACTAACATAGCATTTGAAATGCTGAGGATATTCCTTAATCAG AGAATTTCTAGTGTGACGGAAACTTTTCAAATTGTAATTCCTGGAAGTAGAATTCCTAAGTGGTTCCATTATCGAAGTTTTGAGAGTTCATTAAGTGTAGACCTACTTCCAGGTTGGAATAAGAGTACgtttttgggattttttttaTGTGCTGTTTTTGTACTTGATGAGCACTTGGTTGATAAGCTTGAGTTCCATCAGTTCAAGACTTTTAAAGCTACTCATCATCTTGTATGTTGCCTGAAGCTCAATGGAAGAGAATTAGAAGTATACGGCAAACAGCCTGCATTTCGCTTTAGCGAACAATTTTGCCATGTTGAGTCAGATCACCTTTGGATATTCTATGTGTCCCGTGATAAATACTTTGGTACAGATTGGTGGCATAACAGTTGCAGTCAGCTTGAGTTCCTATTTAAAACCAGAGGGCCAGGTCTGAAGGTGAAGGAGTGCGGGGTGCGTTTGATATATGAGCACGATGTGCAAGAGTTGAACAAAACAATGACTCAATCAAGCAGTAGGATGTCTCCATATGAGGATatattgattgattttgagaatcgaGTTGAAGGGGAAACCAGTGGTACTGGTAGCAGAACCTGCACCCTTGAAGAACTATAG
- the LOC112166098 gene encoding disease resistance protein RPV1 isoform X1: MPVGVSSAICIKHWNVKHFTFLWIPRVCRKEIPLLIAIEESRIAIVVLSENFTSSSWCLDEVVKIMQCKKEMGQIVFPVFYKVDPSDVRHQTGSFQLRRKLKVEVMEHEEVYGENEDKLKEWAAALTELANLSGWHSTNYGDDARLIDEIVGDAIKKFTHLLSSSVDKGFVGMDSRIGDLVHNYICPEFGGVRIIGIHGMRGIGKTTLAVAIHDEIRQDFDRSCFLSGVRESAKKDGLVSLQKKLLFSILGAEIDIQNEYAGATMIKRRLCKIKVLVVIDDVDHLNQLEKLAGSHDWFGPGSRIVVTTPDIHLLKTHDVDATYKATGLNGGEAIQLLSLKAFKKKVPPEHHLELCNLILGYAQGLPLAVVVLGSFLSGRSITEWESAIDRLNNTPHPEIIDVLQISFDGLQEKDKNIFLHIACFYKGWDLDRVTQIIGYCELEPDIGLSVLADRSLITISNNKLSMHDLLQELGWEIVRRQSPREPGKRSRLWSHKEIHSVLKKNKGTDAIQAMVVDLPKLEVAHWKPEAFSKLSQLSLLHIRNVDLPKGLTFLSNSLRLLEWSGYPLRSLPQNFEPDELIELNLCNSNIEYLWKGAKNCDKLKFIKLCHSQKIVQTPDLTGVQNLETLDLKGCKTLVKLHQSLGQLKRLTVLNLKDCKSLESLPSKLEMESLKTLILSNCSKVKKIPEFAGNMKRLSELYLDETAIEKLPVSIGCLSGLASLNLSNCKNLVCLPSTFSRLESLKKLNLSGCLQLGEQDSAMENGAIRTAVNHLMKYGCEVVGKYFSWSLSSRLVQGADIEPMSMQLPVSDLCSTEKDANTSMSIQLLLSRLCNLTYLNISNCNLGDAAFANFGCSPSLVALNLSGNNFVKLPPSIRSCFKLQNINLENCKTLQDLSGIPSNSKLDVRADGCSSLEMLFDVSNFKRLEKSYFNFINCFKLNDNQGCTNIAFEMLRIFLNQRISSVTETFQIVIPGSRIPKWFHYRSFESSLSVDLLPGWNKSTFLGFFLCAVFVLDEHLVDKLEFHQFKTFKATHHLVCCLKLNGRELEVYGKQPAFRFSEQFCHVESDHLWIFYVSRDKYFGTDWWHNSCSQLEFLFKTRGPGLKVKECGVRLIYEHDVQELNKTMTQSSSRMSPYEDILIDFENRVEGETSGTGSRTCTLEEL, translated from the exons ATGCCCGTAGGAGTTTCGTCGGCCATCTGTATAAAGCATTGGAACGTAAAGCATTTCACGTTTTTGTGGATTCCGAGGGTCTGTCGAAAGGAGATTCCCCTGTTGATAGCGATTGAGGAGTCAAGAATTGCCATTGTCGTTCTTTCAGAGAATTTCACTTCGTCGTCGTGGTGCTTGGATGAAGTCGTGAAGATAATGCAATGCAAGAAAGAGATGGGACAAATAGTCTTTCCGGTCTTCTACAAAGTGGATCCTTCTGATGTGCGGCACCAAACGGGAAGTTTTCAGCTCCGTAGGAAATTGAAAGTGGAAGTAATGGAACACGAAGAAGTATATGGGGAGAATGAGGATAAGTTGAAGGAGTGGGCAGCCGCTTTGACAGAGCTGGCCAATCTTTCTGGCTGGCATTCCACGAATTACGG AGACGATGCAAGATTGATTGATGAGATTGTTGGTGATGCAATTAAAAAGTTTACTCATTTACTCTCTTCAAGTGTTGACAAGGGTTTCGTAGGAATGGACTCCCGCATTGGTGATTTGGTGCACAATTATATTTGTCCAGAGTTTGGTGGTGTTCGTATTATAGGGATCCATGGCATGCGAGGAATAGGCAAGACAACACTTGCTGTAGCTATTCATGATGAAATCCGTCAGGATTTTGACCGAAGCTGCTTTCTTTCTGGTGTTAGAGAAAGTGCCAAAAAGGATGGCCTAGTTTCTTTACAAAAAAAACTTCTTTTCAGTATCCTGGGGGCAGAAATTGACATACAGAATGAATATGCAGGAGCTACTATGATCAAAAGGCGGTTATGTAAAATAAAGGTGCTTGTTGTTATTGATGATGTGGATCACCTCAATCAATTGGAGAAATTGGCTGGAAGTCATGACTGGTTTGGTCCAGGGAGTAGAATTGTTGTAACCACCCCAGATATTCATTTGCTAAAGACACATGATGTTGATGCTACATACAAGGCTACTGGGTTAAATGGTGGTGAAGCTATTCAACTATTGAGTTTAAAGGCTTTCAAGAAAAAAGTCCCACCAGAACATCATTTGGAGTTGTGCAACCTTATTTTAGGGTATGCTCAAGGGCTTCCATTGGCTGTTGTGGTTTTAGGTTCTTTTCTATCTGGTAGAAGCATTACGGAATGGGAAAGTGCAATAGATAGGCTAAATAATACACCACATCCAGAAATTATCGATGTGCTTCAGATTAGTTTTGATGGACTACaggaaaaagacaaaaatatattcCTACATATAGCTTGCTTTTACAAGGGTTGGGATTTGGATCGTGTGACACAAATAATAGGCTATTGCGAGCTAGAACCTGACATTGGTTTAAGTGTTCTTGCTGATAGATCTCTCATAACCATCTCCAACAACAAACTGTCAATGCATGATTTGCTACAAGAACTGGGCTGGGAAATAGTTCGTCGACAGTCTCCTAGAGAGCCAGGCAAACGTAGTAGATTATGGTCTCATAAAGAGATCCACAGTGTGTTAAAGAAGAATAAG GGAACAGATGCAATCCAAGCCATGGTAGTGGACTTGCCTAAGTTAGAAGTGGCTCATTGGAAACCAGAAGCCTTTTCAAAGTTGTCTCAACTCAGTCTTCTTCATATTCGTAACGTGGATCTTCCCAAAGGCCTCACTTTTCTTTCCAATTCCTTGAGACTTCTTGAATGGAGTGGATATCCCTTAAGATCCCTCCCACAAAATTTTGAACCGGATGAACTTATTGAACTTAACTTGTGCAACAGCAACATTGAATACCTCTGGAAAGGAGCAAAG AATTGTGACAAGTTAAAGTTCATCAAACTTTGCCATTCTCAAAAAATTGTCCAAACCCCAGACCTCACAGGCGTTCAAAATCTTGAGACTTTAGATCTTAAAGGATGTAAGACTTTGGTAAAACTTCATCAATCCCTCGGGCAACTCAAAAGGCTTACTGTATTGAATCTTAAAGATTGCAAGAGTCTCGAGAGTCTGCCAAGTAAGCTTGAAATGGAATCTCTTAAAACTTTAATTCTTTCTAACTGCTCAAAAGTTAAAAAGATTCCTGAGTTTGCTGGAAATATGAAGCGTTTATCGGAGCTTTATCTCGATGAGACTGCCATTGAAAAACTACCTGTGTCAATTGGATGCTTGAGTGGCCTTGCTTCGCTGAATCTGAGCAACTGCAAAAATCTTGTTTGCCTTCCAAGCACCTTTAGTAGATTGGAGTCTCTTAAAAAGCTTAATCTTTCTGGATGTTTGCAACTTGGTGAACAGGATAGTGCGATGGAGAATGGTGCAATTAGAACTGCTGTAAATCATCTTATGAAATATGGTTGTGAAGTTGTTGGGAAATATTTTTCATGGTCCTTGTCTTCTAGATTGGTGCAAGGAGCAGATATAGAACCAATGAGTATGCAGTTGCCTGTATCTGATCTGTGTTCTACGGAGAAAGATGCAAATACATCAATGAGTATCCAGTTGCTACTATCTCGTCTTTGTAATTTAACATATCTAAACATAAGCAACTGCAATCTTGGTGACGCAGCATTTGCCAACTTTGGCTGTTCTCCCTCCTTAGTGGCACTAAATCTGAGTGGAAATAATTTTGTTAAGCTTCCTCCAAGCATCAGATCCTGTTTTAAGCTTCAGAACATTAACTTGGAGAATTGCAAGACACTTCAAGATTTGTCAGGCATTCCATCAAATAGTAAATTGGATGTGAGGGCAGATGGTTGTTCTTCACTGGAAATGCTGTTTGATGTATCCAATTTTAAGAGATTAGAGAaatcatatttcaatttcatcaattgcTTCAAACTAAATGACAATCAGGGCTGCACTAACATAGCATTTGAAATGCTGAGGATATTCCTTAATCAG AGAATTTCTAGTGTGACGGAAACTTTTCAAATTGTAATTCCTGGAAGTAGAATTCCTAAGTGGTTCCATTATCGAAGTTTTGAGAGTTCATTAAGTGTAGACCTACTTCCAGGTTGGAATAAGAGTACgtttttgggattttttttaTGTGCTGTTTTTGTACTTGATGAGCACTTGGTTGATAAGCTTGAGTTCCATCAGTTCAAGACTTTTAAAGCTACTCATCATCTTGTATGTTGCCTGAAGCTCAATGGAAGAGAATTAGAAGTATACGGCAAACAGCCTGCATTTCGCTTTAGCGAACAATTTTGCCATGTTGAGTCAGATCACCTTTGGATATTCTATGTGTCCCGTGATAAATACTTTGGTACAGATTGGTGGCATAACAGTTGCAGTCAGCTTGAGTTCCTATTTAAAACCAGAGGGCCAGGTCTGAAGGTGAAGGAGTGCGGGGTGCGTTTGATATATGAGCACGATGTGCAAGAGTTGAACAAAACAATGACTCAATCAAGCAGTAGGATGTCTCCATATGAGGATatattgattgattttgagaatcgaGTTGAAGGGGAAACCAGTGGTACTGGTAGCAGAACCTGCACCCTTGAAGAACTATAG
- the LOC112166098 gene encoding disease resistance protein RPV1 isoform X2, translating to MPVGVSSAICIKHWNVKHFTFLWIPRVCRKEIPLLIAIEESRIAIVVLSENFTSSSWCLDEVVKIMQCKKEMGQIVFPVFYKVDPSDVRHQTGSFQLRRKLKVEVMEHEEVYGENEDKLKEWAAALTELANLSGWHSTNYGVDKGFVGMDSRIGDLVHNYICPEFGGVRIIGIHGMRGIGKTTLAVAIHDEIRQDFDRSCFLSGVRESAKKDGLVSLQKKLLFSILGAEIDIQNEYAGATMIKRRLCKIKVLVVIDDVDHLNQLEKLAGSHDWFGPGSRIVVTTPDIHLLKTHDVDATYKATGLNGGEAIQLLSLKAFKKKVPPEHHLELCNLILGYAQGLPLAVVVLGSFLSGRSITEWESAIDRLNNTPHPEIIDVLQISFDGLQEKDKNIFLHIACFYKGWDLDRVTQIIGYCELEPDIGLSVLADRSLITISNNKLSMHDLLQELGWEIVRRQSPREPGKRSRLWSHKEIHSVLKKNKGTDAIQAMVVDLPKLEVAHWKPEAFSKLSQLSLLHIRNVDLPKGLTFLSNSLRLLEWSGYPLRSLPQNFEPDELIELNLCNSNIEYLWKGAKNCDKLKFIKLCHSQKIVQTPDLTGVQNLETLDLKGCKTLVKLHQSLGQLKRLTVLNLKDCKSLESLPSKLEMESLKTLILSNCSKVKKIPEFAGNMKRLSELYLDETAIEKLPVSIGCLSGLASLNLSNCKNLVCLPSTFSRLESLKKLNLSGCLQLGEQDSAMENGAIRTAVNHLMKYGCEVVGKYFSWSLSSRLVQGADIEPMSMQLPVSDLCSTEKDANTSMSIQLLLSRLCNLTYLNISNCNLGDAAFANFGCSPSLVALNLSGNNFVKLPPSIRSCFKLQNINLENCKTLQDLSGIPSNSKLDVRADGCSSLEMLFDVSNFKRLEKSYFNFINCFKLNDNQGCTNIAFEMLRIFLNQRISSVTETFQIVIPGSRIPKWFHYRSFESSLSVDLLPGWNKSTFLGFFLCAVFVLDEHLVDKLEFHQFKTFKATHHLVCCLKLNGRELEVYGKQPAFRFSEQFCHVESDHLWIFYVSRDKYFGTDWWHNSCSQLEFLFKTRGPGLKVKECGVRLIYEHDVQELNKTMTQSSSRMSPYEDILIDFENRVEGETSGTGSRTCTLEEL from the exons ATGCCCGTAGGAGTTTCGTCGGCCATCTGTATAAAGCATTGGAACGTAAAGCATTTCACGTTTTTGTGGATTCCGAGGGTCTGTCGAAAGGAGATTCCCCTGTTGATAGCGATTGAGGAGTCAAGAATTGCCATTGTCGTTCTTTCAGAGAATTTCACTTCGTCGTCGTGGTGCTTGGATGAAGTCGTGAAGATAATGCAATGCAAGAAAGAGATGGGACAAATAGTCTTTCCGGTCTTCTACAAAGTGGATCCTTCTGATGTGCGGCACCAAACGGGAAGTTTTCAGCTCCGTAGGAAATTGAAAGTGGAAGTAATGGAACACGAAGAAGTATATGGGGAGAATGAGGATAAGTTGAAGGAGTGGGCAGCCGCTTTGACAGAGCTGGCCAATCTTTCTGGCTGGCATTCCACGAATTACGG TGTTGACAAGGGTTTCGTAGGAATGGACTCCCGCATTGGTGATTTGGTGCACAATTATATTTGTCCAGAGTTTGGTGGTGTTCGTATTATAGGGATCCATGGCATGCGAGGAATAGGCAAGACAACACTTGCTGTAGCTATTCATGATGAAATCCGTCAGGATTTTGACCGAAGCTGCTTTCTTTCTGGTGTTAGAGAAAGTGCCAAAAAGGATGGCCTAGTTTCTTTACAAAAAAAACTTCTTTTCAGTATCCTGGGGGCAGAAATTGACATACAGAATGAATATGCAGGAGCTACTATGATCAAAAGGCGGTTATGTAAAATAAAGGTGCTTGTTGTTATTGATGATGTGGATCACCTCAATCAATTGGAGAAATTGGCTGGAAGTCATGACTGGTTTGGTCCAGGGAGTAGAATTGTTGTAACCACCCCAGATATTCATTTGCTAAAGACACATGATGTTGATGCTACATACAAGGCTACTGGGTTAAATGGTGGTGAAGCTATTCAACTATTGAGTTTAAAGGCTTTCAAGAAAAAAGTCCCACCAGAACATCATTTGGAGTTGTGCAACCTTATTTTAGGGTATGCTCAAGGGCTTCCATTGGCTGTTGTGGTTTTAGGTTCTTTTCTATCTGGTAGAAGCATTACGGAATGGGAAAGTGCAATAGATAGGCTAAATAATACACCACATCCAGAAATTATCGATGTGCTTCAGATTAGTTTTGATGGACTACaggaaaaagacaaaaatatattcCTACATATAGCTTGCTTTTACAAGGGTTGGGATTTGGATCGTGTGACACAAATAATAGGCTATTGCGAGCTAGAACCTGACATTGGTTTAAGTGTTCTTGCTGATAGATCTCTCATAACCATCTCCAACAACAAACTGTCAATGCATGATTTGCTACAAGAACTGGGCTGGGAAATAGTTCGTCGACAGTCTCCTAGAGAGCCAGGCAAACGTAGTAGATTATGGTCTCATAAAGAGATCCACAGTGTGTTAAAGAAGAATAAG GGAACAGATGCAATCCAAGCCATGGTAGTGGACTTGCCTAAGTTAGAAGTGGCTCATTGGAAACCAGAAGCCTTTTCAAAGTTGTCTCAACTCAGTCTTCTTCATATTCGTAACGTGGATCTTCCCAAAGGCCTCACTTTTCTTTCCAATTCCTTGAGACTTCTTGAATGGAGTGGATATCCCTTAAGATCCCTCCCACAAAATTTTGAACCGGATGAACTTATTGAACTTAACTTGTGCAACAGCAACATTGAATACCTCTGGAAAGGAGCAAAG AATTGTGACAAGTTAAAGTTCATCAAACTTTGCCATTCTCAAAAAATTGTCCAAACCCCAGACCTCACAGGCGTTCAAAATCTTGAGACTTTAGATCTTAAAGGATGTAAGACTTTGGTAAAACTTCATCAATCCCTCGGGCAACTCAAAAGGCTTACTGTATTGAATCTTAAAGATTGCAAGAGTCTCGAGAGTCTGCCAAGTAAGCTTGAAATGGAATCTCTTAAAACTTTAATTCTTTCTAACTGCTCAAAAGTTAAAAAGATTCCTGAGTTTGCTGGAAATATGAAGCGTTTATCGGAGCTTTATCTCGATGAGACTGCCATTGAAAAACTACCTGTGTCAATTGGATGCTTGAGTGGCCTTGCTTCGCTGAATCTGAGCAACTGCAAAAATCTTGTTTGCCTTCCAAGCACCTTTAGTAGATTGGAGTCTCTTAAAAAGCTTAATCTTTCTGGATGTTTGCAACTTGGTGAACAGGATAGTGCGATGGAGAATGGTGCAATTAGAACTGCTGTAAATCATCTTATGAAATATGGTTGTGAAGTTGTTGGGAAATATTTTTCATGGTCCTTGTCTTCTAGATTGGTGCAAGGAGCAGATATAGAACCAATGAGTATGCAGTTGCCTGTATCTGATCTGTGTTCTACGGAGAAAGATGCAAATACATCAATGAGTATCCAGTTGCTACTATCTCGTCTTTGTAATTTAACATATCTAAACATAAGCAACTGCAATCTTGGTGACGCAGCATTTGCCAACTTTGGCTGTTCTCCCTCCTTAGTGGCACTAAATCTGAGTGGAAATAATTTTGTTAAGCTTCCTCCAAGCATCAGATCCTGTTTTAAGCTTCAGAACATTAACTTGGAGAATTGCAAGACACTTCAAGATTTGTCAGGCATTCCATCAAATAGTAAATTGGATGTGAGGGCAGATGGTTGTTCTTCACTGGAAATGCTGTTTGATGTATCCAATTTTAAGAGATTAGAGAaatcatatttcaatttcatcaattgcTTCAAACTAAATGACAATCAGGGCTGCACTAACATAGCATTTGAAATGCTGAGGATATTCCTTAATCAG AGAATTTCTAGTGTGACGGAAACTTTTCAAATTGTAATTCCTGGAAGTAGAATTCCTAAGTGGTTCCATTATCGAAGTTTTGAGAGTTCATTAAGTGTAGACCTACTTCCAGGTTGGAATAAGAGTACgtttttgggattttttttaTGTGCTGTTTTTGTACTTGATGAGCACTTGGTTGATAAGCTTGAGTTCCATCAGTTCAAGACTTTTAAAGCTACTCATCATCTTGTATGTTGCCTGAAGCTCAATGGAAGAGAATTAGAAGTATACGGCAAACAGCCTGCATTTCGCTTTAGCGAACAATTTTGCCATGTTGAGTCAGATCACCTTTGGATATTCTATGTGTCCCGTGATAAATACTTTGGTACAGATTGGTGGCATAACAGTTGCAGTCAGCTTGAGTTCCTATTTAAAACCAGAGGGCCAGGTCTGAAGGTGAAGGAGTGCGGGGTGCGTTTGATATATGAGCACGATGTGCAAGAGTTGAACAAAACAATGACTCAATCAAGCAGTAGGATGTCTCCATATGAGGATatattgattgattttgagaatcgaGTTGAAGGGGAAACCAGTGGTACTGGTAGCAGAACCTGCACCCTTGAAGAACTATAG